A part of Pararhizobium sp. A13 genomic DNA contains:
- a CDS encoding GNAT family N-acetyltransferase codes for MDYLVNLSVVKPVSGLDARMEKAGVTIRRALAPELELVTGWVREKFGSGWASETTVAFARQPPTCFLATRAEKLIGFACHESIARGFFGPTGVDEAARGEGIGHALLLACLLDLKTMGYGYAIIGDVGPSAFYERTVGATPIPNSAPGVYAGLLKSAD; via the coding sequence ATGGACTATCTGGTCAACCTCTCGGTGGTTAAGCCGGTTTCCGGTCTCGACGCGCGAATGGAAAAGGCGGGCGTCACCATCCGGCGGGCACTTGCGCCGGAACTCGAACTAGTGACCGGCTGGGTGCGGGAAAAGTTCGGCTCCGGCTGGGCGAGCGAGACCACCGTCGCCTTTGCCCGCCAGCCGCCCACCTGCTTTCTCGCGACCCGGGCTGAAAAGCTCATTGGTTTTGCCTGCCATGAATCGATCGCTCGCGGGTTCTTCGGGCCGACGGGCGTCGATGAGGCGGCGCGCGGCGAGGGCATAGGTCATGCGCTGCTTTTGGCCTGCCTTCTGGACCTGAAGACGATGGGTTACGGCTACGCGATTATCGGCGATGTCGGGCCATCCGCATTCTACGAGCGCACCGTGGGCGCCACGCCGATCCCGAATTCCGCGCCCGGCGTCTATGCCGGCCTGCTCAAGAGCGCCGACTGA
- a CDS encoding ABC transporter ATP-binding protein codes for MVSLALEGLGAKYGKHVVLSGVDTGVLAGGVITAVIGPNAAGKSTLFKRIAGLTSGPGTVYLSDTDKGPETICYMPQDTGANAVLTVYESILLAAKQGTGWKVHDRDLTDIDHVLQALRIDDLGFRGLGELSGGQRQLVSIAQALVRKPEVLLMDEPTSALDLFRQIEVLGFMKALASRSGMAVLIALHDLNHALRYCDNTIVIADGKMAASGPTADVITQAMLRDIYRVEARLEACSQGKPLVIVDSSII; via the coding sequence GTGGTAAGTCTGGCACTCGAAGGCCTTGGCGCCAAATACGGCAAGCACGTCGTTTTGTCCGGCGTCGATACCGGCGTGCTCGCCGGTGGCGTCATCACCGCCGTGATCGGGCCCAACGCCGCCGGCAAATCCACTCTTTTCAAGCGTATCGCAGGCCTCACCTCCGGGCCGGGGACTGTGTATCTCAGCGATACCGACAAGGGTCCGGAAACGATCTGCTACATGCCGCAGGACACCGGTGCCAATGCGGTCCTGACGGTCTACGAATCGATTTTGCTGGCAGCCAAGCAGGGAACCGGCTGGAAGGTTCACGACCGGGATCTGACGGACATCGACCACGTTCTGCAGGCACTCCGGATCGACGATCTCGGCTTTCGCGGGCTCGGCGAGCTCTCCGGCGGGCAGCGCCAACTGGTGTCGATCGCCCAGGCGCTCGTGCGCAAGCCCGAGGTTCTTCTGATGGACGAACCGACCTCGGCTCTCGACCTTTTCCGGCAGATCGAAGTGCTGGGTTTCATGAAGGCACTGGCATCCCGATCGGGCATGGCGGTGCTGATTGCGCTGCACGATCTCAATCATGCGCTCCGCTATTGCGACAACACCATCGTCATCGCCGACGGTAAAATGGCCGCGAGCGGTCCGACGGCCGATGTCATAACGCAGGCGATGCTGCGCGACATCTACCGGGTCGAGGCGCGGCTCGAAGCCTGCTCGCAGGGGAAACCGCTGGTGATCGTCGACAGCTCCATCATCTGA